A portion of the Tiliqua scincoides isolate rTilSci1 chromosome 3, rTilSci1.hap2, whole genome shotgun sequence genome contains these proteins:
- the LOC136645071 gene encoding P2Y purinoceptor 8-like yields MDKYITPSKNSSLDQATLATLQNPDIMITLPVVYAIVFLISIPGNMFSLWVLVFHIKPKTPSIIFMINLSITDIALAFCLPFQIIYHASKNHWYFGSGMCSLVTVMFYANMYSSIVTMMCISIDRFWGVVYPMRSKKWRRKRYAIAGCFGMWLIVLLALLPLEMADLTYEVKELNITTCFDVLKWSMLPNMAAWAAFLLIPFIFLFLIPFIVTVSCYIGIIGKLIQVSHKYGNGQKTRSIYLAAIVLLVFIICFAPNNFILLVHIISHLLQGEGYYHIYKLTLCLSCFNNCIDPFIYYFASKEFYQKFQKMLGRKLSLSDTMETRRESVFSGRTTSVRTMSSGHMEGLAPLRPSLQRQESVF; encoded by the coding sequence ATGGATAAATATATTACCCCCTCAAAAAATTCATCGTTGGATCAGGCAACACTGGCCACGCTTCAAAACCCCGACATTATGATCACCTTGCCAGTTGTATATGCAATAGTGTTTCTCATCAGCATTCCTGGAAACATGTTCTCCCTCTGGGTTCTTGTCTTTCACATCAAGCCCAAAACACCTTCCATCATCTTCATGATTAACCTTAGCATCACAGATATTGCGCTGGCTTTCTGTTTGCCTTTCCAGATTATATATCATGCCAGTAAGAACCACTGGTATTTTGGCAGTGGAATGTGTAGCTTGGTAACAGTGATGTTCTATGCAAACATGTATTCCTCCATAGTCACTATGATGTGCATCAGCATTGATCGCTTCTGGGGAGTGGTGTATCCAATGAGATCAAaaaaatggaggaggaagagatatGCAATTGCAGGCTGTTTCGGAATGTGGTTGATTGTTCTATTAGCTCTGTTGCCACTCGAAATGGCTGACCTGACTTATGAAGTGAAAGAACTGAACATTACAACTTGTTTTGATGTCCTTAAATGGAGTATGCTTCCCAATATGGCAGCCTGGGCAGCTTTCCTCTTAATaccatttattttcttatttctgATCCCCTTCATAGTGACAGTAAGCTGCTATATTGGCATTATTGGAAAGCTCATCCAGGTTTCTCACAAATACGGCAATGGGCAGAAGACCCGATCAATCTACTTGGCTGCAATTGTCCTCTTGGTTTTCATCATTTGTTTTGCCCCCAACAACTTTATCCTGCTGGTGCATATCATCAGCCATCTTTTACAGGGGGAGGGTTACTACCACATTTATAAACTCACCTTGTGCCTCAGTTGCTTCAACAACTGCATAGATCCATTCATTTACTACTTTGCATCCAAGGAGTTTTATCAGAAGTTCCAAAAAATGTTAGGCCGGAAATTGTCGCTGAGTGACACTATGGAGACCAGAAGGGAAAGTGTGTTCTCTGGCAGGACAACGTCAGTAAGAACAATGTCAAGTGGACATATGGAAGGATTAGCTCCACTTAGGCCAAGTTTACAAAGACAGGAAAGTGTTTTTTGA